TTTTTCACGGATACAGACCTGCAAACAACAGAGGCTTTTTGCCACTCAACTGCTAGCTCGGTGGCATGTCTCTTATCATTTTATTCGCATGTCAGTATTATAATTAAATTTGACTTAACATTGATTTTACAGGGATCGATTCGTTATTTGTGGACATGAATGACAAGAAACTGACAGTGATTGGTGACATTGATCCGGTGTGTGTTGATGAAAAGCTTAAGAAGTGGCACCCTGTGATAATTACTGTAGGGCCCGCAAAAGAAGAAAAGAAGGACGACAAAAAAGATGATAAGAAAgatgaagagaagaagaagaaagaagaagcAGCAGCTTACATAAAATGGTTGGAAGCTAATAGGTGGTATAATGCTTACATGCCACCACAACAATATCGTGTTTATAGTGTGGAAGATAACCCTAATGCTTGTGTTATTTGTTAAATTTAGAGTAATATTAAATTACTTATATGATTGTATACGAGGAGAGTTATATAAATTTAAGTTTTGTTTCACGTTATATTATTTAGGCTATACATGTATTATTATATTACACATATTATAATTGTCCTGGGTTTTGCGGTCGTTTTGACCACACCCACCAAATGAAACGACACCCAACAAAACTCAAATCCAAAAAACGCAAAACATCCCCCTCAACTATAATCAACTTACAAAAACCACCCTGTATTCCGGGGGGTAAAATGTAAATTCTCtaacttaaaataaaaactcccCCCAAACCTTTCGGCATCCCGTATCTTCTtcctcgctccgagttaaatttcaccacACACTCCGTTAAACTTAAAAtatttttacgaacaaaacgaaactaactacgttcgaaacagacacttttaaaaaaacgtTAAACAAAATGACATTCCGCATTtttccgctcgccgcgagttaaatttttccgacattaccttcagactcgaaataattttatgaacaaaacgatactaactacgttcgaaacggacactttttaaaaaacgctaaacacaacgacagcctgtatcttcctgctcgccgcgagttaaattttttcgccaacACCATCAGgcacgaaataattttatcaacaaaacgaaactaactacgtttgaaccgaacagattttaaaaaacactaaaaacGACGACATCAATATCGACGCATAACACATAGGCCGTTTTCCATTCTGTAAATAAAACTACGTTAAATACGAATACGCCGGCCGAAAATCCCTCCACATCGCGCGGGCTGAACGTGACTAGTTTTATATTAAAGTATCAAATCAAATAATTATGGAAACCAAAAGCTAGCATAAAGCCATAAACGAAaattaaaattagattttataccaTAGTTAACATGCAGTCCATAGTATACCTTTGTTTGCACACTCAAAGCTCACGATCTCATGAAAAAATAGTAATGCATAGAGTACAATAATAAAATAATTTGATTGGTTACTTTTGAACACCTAGTCATTCTTTAAACAACTAGTCACATCAAATCAAAccatattttattttaaaatactTAGGGAAGAGTAATGCAAGACATTGAGCCCAACTTTCAATATGGTTCATGAGCCCATCATCGAGCCTATCCAATTCAAGTCCATCTATATATGAAAGTTCTAAATTTTTCATGCTATCGTTGacaatcattatcattaattaaattAACTCATCGTTCAAATTACTAATTTTCCTACATATTAGCACACCAATATTTTTCATTGGTTGCGTAAAGGAATAATTTGGAAATAATGATTATTTGTCCTAAAAGGCTGATAAAATAACTAATTGGGAAAAGCTAAGTAGTGAATAGTAATTCAAGGGCACAAGTTTTAGCAATCGTTATTACTCAAATTAACTCATCGTTCAAATTACtaatctatctatatatctatatacatctaTATAAAGCACGTGTCAATAATCTTACGTGTCAATCTATTATTAATTCATGTTAAATTTGCTTATGTGGCGGCTTGTGACTAATTTATAATTTATAGTAATTATCATATAcactatattatatttattaaggaTATTTCAAATCATACAAAACTTATCCATAAATTATTtactattttaataatatataatataagataataataataaataataatatactccgtatcaATCTTACTTACATATGGaaactttatatatattaaatataatataataatcttACGTGTGAAtgtctatataaataaatatgtatgaaaATAATCTATATGTAATGATATAGTCCGTAGCAAATTTAGATATGGAAGTTATAGAATTTTTATATTTTAGATGTGGGGTAcgctaggggtgttcatcggtttggtTAAATTCGTTTAATCTGAACATCAAATAGAAACCAAACCGAAAAAAATCTAAACTAAATTTATAAAATGGTTTTCGGATCGATCGAAACCGAAaatcgaattcaaattcggttttcggttcggtttttggttttgaaaTTTTTGAATTTGATTAACCGAAATCCGAATATAAAACCGAATTCAATTTAgacaatattatataaatatattaagttATTAATATCATTGTATATATGTGTTAGACATAACATTTGAGTAGATAATTTATCTTTTTCAGGCTCATACACTAGAGAtcctttttatttaaaataattgaTAGGTTTTTTTTAATTGTAATTAGTAAATTGCATTTATCATAGTGAAGTATTTCATTTATGTACCATTTCATGATTTTTTTTTGCTAAGAGTGACTTCACTTTTACTATAATTTTTAACTACAGTGTAACGACAGGCTCATACAAGGTTGCAAaatacgtgagacggggtcgagacggtcgggttctaaaaaggtcgagacgttcgagacggggtcgagacgggggtcgagacggacgttgaccaaaattgacttctaaatatataagtatataaatgtatatatgtgtacatattttaaagtcaaaaactttaactgactaatttgtactcataattgctatcaccgttaatataatacaaaaaatttaaactaaaatacgacaaatttgaccgattttaccgactttctggcttttccaaattttgagagactttgacctgatttttttcaactttgacccgaattttgaccgttgattgtcatattagacggttttcttcaagacgggacgggctagtcaccaaaacgtcgcaacgggcgtcgagacggctcgagacggggtgttttgcaacagaggGCTCATATACTAAAGACCATTCtaattaaaaaataattaaaatattttttcattGTACTTGTATTTTACAGCTAATCAGTCTCAATGTTAACGCTATCAAAAACTAATTTATAAAattgtcgtgcaacgcacgggctcataaaactagttttCCTACATATTAGAACACCAATATTTGTCATTAGTTACGTAAGGGAATAATTTGGAAATAATGAGTATCTAtctagtttctattaaaattcttaaataatgatataataaatacatatttttgaagttaaaaaaaaatcaaaaatcaaaaagaaaaaaaatttaagctaccatgatgatgtcattaacattaattaattaattagattaatTGACTGATACGGGAAATTCAGACCCTAAAAATATAAATGCCAGTATTCCTGGATCGCCTCAATGTCTTCATCATTTAATCCCAAAAATTATAATATGCAAATTAATTACTTCTTCTATCTTCTAAACAAGTTTCTCCTTCTTTAATCTTCATCACTCAAAGGTTTTTCCTAACTTGTTTGTTGTATTCATTACTCAGAAAAGCATTGTTAGCTTCCTTTCTTCTTTAACAGAACCCTAATTCGTCTTCATCGTATGTTTCACTGTTTCGTTGATTCTGCTCATCATATAactgtaatatttttattttttttcttctttttaccCTAATTTCTAATATTTTTTACTTATTGTTTTTTATTTTACGACTATATGATTCCATCTGATTTTTAGTTTTTGTTGTTGTTTGGTTCTTCTTTTTCGGGGTTACTAGATTCAATTGTTAAGGTATTTCTTTATTTATTGTCTTTGGTTTAACCTGTACTAGCTTAATGCCCGCGAATTCGTGGGGCTTTTTTTATTGGACTAATCAAGAATAAATTATGATTTACAGATGATTTGATTAATGCATCATCAAATATCAATACACAAACGTTTTGTATAGTAATGCACACTCCATAAAGCTTATGTACATTGCAACAATTTAATTTTGAAACATAACTCCATAAAAGAGTAAAAGATTATTTTAATACTATTAAACCTATATACAGTTGCATACAATGTATGATGCATACAACCATATCATGAAAAGTAAACAACTTACATTATTAGTTGTGGCAATTTCATCTGATAAAAGCACACCTAGGCTATATCATTTATGAAATTCCCTAAAATAGTAAAATATAATTAGATAAACAGAAAAAATACTACACATTCATATTCCATTTACTAAACTGAAATCACAAACTGATCAGGTAAACGTGAATAACATCACTTGATAATTTTTTCTAACAAAATTTGAAGTACTTAAACACATAGATTTTGCTAgaattttatatacataaaaattctTTATGGGGTATATCTATTTCATGAAACAATCCCCTCATCTACTCATAACCATAGCTACAATATTACCTGTTTAGACCCACTCAGTTAGAACCAACTAACTTTGGGTCATTCACCCATATATCCCACCATAAAACCGTCGATTTAATATGCATTTTCATTCGTTCAAAGCTTCAAATCTACACCACTTGAGACTATCCAAAACTTCTTAATTTTTTACCTTCAATAGGCAAACGTCATGTGTTTAAAATTGTTCAAATTCTGCTTCTTCTACTATCTTCAATTCATCTTGTGTTTATCCACTTTCCCTATTAAGAAACTTTTTATGAAATAAAATCAACTTTTTACAATGAAACGCTAAAGTTAATAGACAGTGAACTGAAAACATAGTAGAATTGTGTTATAAAGTTATTTCATTATTAAATGTTTATATCACATGTGTTGTGGAGAAAGGACTCTTAATGGATGAATTATATGGAGAAAGAGGTGACAACCTCAACCCATATACTAATAAATGGGCCAATTAGAGATATGCTTCAAAGAAGATATAATAGGTAAAACGAAAAGAATTGTGGTTATATGTTATAAATAATTTTCAAGAATATGTATGAGGCAACTGAATATTAAAACCTTAAAATTGAAATGAAAATtaagtaaaaactacatgttgtttgCAATTGAACATGATTGGACACAAGATGTTAGTGCAAGTATGCTGCTGGAAAACGTTTGCCAGAAAATGATTGAAGATGAGTGATTTGAAGTTGCGATGTTTAGGAGGAGACGACTGCAGGAGGTGATTGCAATTGTAGGAGTGTGATTGTAGGTGACGATTTCAATGTATATAATATAATGGTTTCTTGTAAAATACCTTAATTAGCAAAGAATTATacattaaataaattaaatttaatttaattaaatgaaaAAGTTAACTACCTTATTTAGCAAGTATTAATgtaatttgaatttgaattaatGTGATTAAGGACTTTTAAATTTTGAATTAGTTTTGAATTTTGAATTTGAATTAATTTTAATTTGCTAAAGCATCTAAAATCAATTACTACAAATTCACATCTATTCctaaaataaatatattgattatatttatttaataccaTTTGTCTATTTCTATACGTTTATTAGATGaccattaatttatttatttataaaaattattacacgtatctatagtttctattatattgctaaaatgatgatgtcataattaggctaattcatttgttaagaaaaaatcaaaaagaaaaaattCTAAGCATAGtgtgtgatgtcattaatctaaataattttgaattaaattaaatcttattaattaattattattattaaatcttattaataattattttaattattaaaattaaataattttaaattattgtatttaattattttgaattgaatacgagaaggtataaaagttaggcatAAGGAaatcaattttatatttatatttttaatttatatttttaaaataaaatgacaaccaatattatctcttatgattggatgatgattgtttaatatgcattttagtgtttgatgaaatgttcagatgACGAGTTTCTTGGTCGGACTATGAGGTTccccgggtcattaaactaaataactttaacatttaagttcacttaatacctaaaacatatcattaaactgtttcgtttaaacaaacccgtgattccacgggtcatttcactagtatataagTTATAATGCTTTGTGATCAACAATTTTTGGCCGGTTATGAATAATTTAATCCGTCATTATATTACAACAAATAAATGAATACGTTTCTATCTatctatttaaatattatattaaagtcattactaaaataaatatattgctTAGAAGGTTGTTTTGGTAATCAAACAATTCAAGGTGATGATTATGATGTCATTAGgaagttttaaaaaaaatggaTGGTTGAGATTATTTAGGGTTAAGTTAATGGAGGGCTAGGATTAGTTGTTGTTATTTAAGATGATCTATTTtcatctttgttattatatataagtaTAGATTATAATTATCTGCTACATGTTCGTATTTATGAAGGTTGTTTGGTGCAAACTGATCGGTGTCGAAGGGTCAGTCAAAAATGAACTAATTACTCTAGATTAGCTAGGGTAAGTAGGATTCGTTCTACGAAAAAAATGGTTGAGTACAAGCAATTTTCAGGACTTGGTTGTTTGTTTAACTACTAAGTAACTAAGATTAACCAACTAATTTGAGACTTAAACACTTAAACTAAGAGCACAATTGAAATGTTGAAATGTAAACAATAAGATTAAGAGCCTTTATCCCTTCACAATCCCAATTtagcatgcattcattcaaacaagcatTATGTTTACCAAGTATTGATCAAATGTCATAGAAAAGATTTCTTAGGTTCACAAATTCTAACTATTTTGAGATTGAACTATGCAACCTAGACAATATGTCATTATCCTTAATCTAATttacactaagttggatcaagaacacaatgtta
The window above is part of the Rutidosis leptorrhynchoides isolate AG116_Rl617_1_P2 chromosome 1, CSIRO_AGI_Rlap_v1, whole genome shotgun sequence genome. Proteins encoded here:
- the LOC139863546 gene encoding heavy metal-associated isoprenylated plant protein 39-like; protein product: MPESKKVVVKVDLHCENDKRKALKAVSGLSGIDSLFVDMNDKKLTVIGDIDPVCVDEKLKKWHPVIITVGPAKEEKKDDKKDDKKDEEKKKKEEAAAYIKWLEANRWYNAYMPPQQYRVYSVEDNPNACVIC